Proteins co-encoded in one Candidatus Tanganyikabacteria bacterium genomic window:
- a CDS encoding dihydrodipicolinate reductase: MRPLLRTLPGPAPAPAVPPVEVVLFGLGAIGIEVARAARARTGLRVVGAVDVDPAKVGRDLGEVCGEAPWGVPVRADLGDLAGARVAVHTTGSFLPDVAPQLLALLERGLRVVSSAEELAFPGLRHPDLAARLDRAARDAGTALVGVGVNPGFAMDALPLVLTTCCRSVRQVRVRRVVDTSRRRLNLQKKTGAGMTPAEFAAEMEGGRMGHIGLAESAALLACGLGFAVTGIEDELAPIVTDYRRQSEFLTVEAGLVVGLHQFARAKAGPDTAVELELIMALGGVADEDSVQVTGDPDLALAIPGGLPGDVATVATLLNTVPRIVGATGLCTVLDLPLPHAAR, from the coding sequence GTGCGTCCCCTGCTCCGTACCCTGCCCGGCCCCGCTCCCGCCCCGGCCGTCCCGCCCGTCGAGGTGGTGCTTTTCGGCCTCGGCGCCATCGGCATCGAGGTGGCGCGCGCCGCCCGGGCTCGGACCGGCCTGCGCGTCGTGGGAGCCGTGGACGTCGATCCGGCGAAGGTGGGCCGAGATCTCGGGGAGGTCTGCGGCGAGGCGCCGTGGGGCGTGCCGGTGAGAGCCGATCTGGGCGATCTCGCCGGCGCCCGCGTGGCCGTGCACACCACCGGTTCCTTCTTGCCGGACGTCGCCCCCCAGTTGCTGGCGCTCCTCGAGCGGGGGCTGCGAGTCGTCTCCAGCGCCGAAGAACTCGCGTTCCCCGGCCTCCGTCACCCCGACCTGGCCGCCCGACTCGATCGCGCTGCCCGCGACGCCGGCACCGCCCTGGTCGGCGTCGGCGTCAACCCGGGCTTCGCGATGGACGCCCTGCCCCTGGTCCTCACGACCTGCTGCCGGTCCGTGCGCCAGGTGCGGGTACGCCGCGTGGTGGACACGTCCCGCCGGCGCCTGAACTTGCAGAAGAAGACCGGGGCCGGCATGACGCCTGCAGAGTTTGCCGCCGAGATGGAGGGCGGCCGCATGGGGCATATCGGCCTGGCCGAGTCCGCGGCCCTGCTGGCTTGCGGCCTCGGTTTCGCGGTCACCGGCATCGAGGACGAATTGGCGCCCATCGTCACCGACTACCGCCGGCAGAGCGAGTTTCTGACCGTCGAGGCAGGCCTGGTCGTCGGCCTGCACCAGTTCGCGCGGGCAAAGGCCGGCCCGGATACGGCGGTCGAACTCGAACTGATCATGGCCCTGGGCGGGGTTGCGGACGAAGACAGCGTCCAGGTGACGGGCGATCCCGATCTCGCCCTCGCGATTCCGGGCGGCCTGCCGGGAGACGTCGCCACCGTCGCGACGCTGCTCAACACCGTGCCGCGCATCGTCGGCGCGACGGGCCTCTGCACCGTTCTGGATCTGCCATTGCCGCACGCTGCCAGGTAG
- a CDS encoding carbon-nitrogen family hydrolase, with amino-acid sequence MTAVVSVAQLAVRDGDFAGNLALARSAAGEAAARGSDLLVLPELWLSGQALETATATALREGDERAEQLAAIARDSGMMVAGSVLAAASGRPRNRLMIHDSMGKVVATYDKVHLFGLMAEDRHLAPGDRAVVADLGWCRAGLAICYDLRFPDLFGRLVRDGADVVIIPAAWPRVRIAHWLALVRARAIESQLYVVACNRTGEHAGMEFGGHSLVVDPWGDVLHQSEGDPGMFTVTLDLARVAEVRASLPVAKDRRPDVYGPP; translated from the coding sequence GTGACCGCGGTCGTATCGGTCGCCCAGCTTGCCGTGCGAGACGGCGACTTCGCGGGCAACCTCGCGCTGGCCAGAAGCGCAGCCGGGGAAGCGGCCGCCCGCGGGAGCGACCTGCTGGTCTTGCCGGAGCTCTGGCTTTCCGGGCAGGCCCTGGAGACCGCGACGGCGACGGCCCTGCGGGAAGGCGACGAACGCGCCGAGCAACTGGCGGCGATTGCCCGCGATTCCGGCATGATGGTGGCGGGAAGCGTCCTGGCGGCGGCTTCCGGCCGGCCCCGCAACAGGCTCATGATCCACGACTCCATGGGCAAGGTCGTCGCCACCTACGACAAGGTGCACCTGTTCGGGCTCATGGCCGAGGACCGCCATCTCGCCCCGGGCGATCGCGCGGTGGTGGCCGACCTCGGCTGGTGCAGGGCCGGCCTGGCCATCTGTTACGACCTCCGCTTTCCCGACCTCTTCGGGCGTCTGGTCCGAGACGGCGCGGACGTCGTCATCATCCCGGCGGCCTGGCCGCGCGTCCGGATCGCTCACTGGCTCGCCCTGGTGCGGGCGCGAGCCATCGAGAGCCAGTTGTATGTCGTGGCCTGCAACCGCACCGGCGAGCACGCCGGCATGGAGTTCGGCGGGCACTCGCTGGTCGTCGATCCCTGGGGCGACGTCTTGCACCAGTCGGAAGGCGACCCGGGCATGTTCACCGTGACGCTCGATCTGGCCCGCGTGGCCGAAGTCCGCGCTAGCTTGCCGGTGGCGAAGGACCGGCGCCCGGACGTCTACGGGCCGCCCTGA